Genomic window (Candidatus Sulfotelmatobacter sp.):
TCGTCAACGGGCTCATGACCCTGCTGTTTGCGTTCGCCGCCTACCTGCAGTTCAACGATCCCGATCCGATCGCCTGGACCGCGATCTACGCCGCGCCGATGGTGGCCTCGGCCTGGGCGGCATGGCGTCCGGCGGGCTACCCGTGGCAATTCCCGGCCGCGATCGCGCTGATCGCACTGATCTGGGCGGCGACCATCGCCCCGCGAGCGCTCGGCAAGATCAGGCTCGGCGAGATGTTCGCGCAGTGGGAGATGAAGGACGCCGCGGTGGAAGAGAATCGCGAGATGTTCGGGCTGCTGATCGTCGCGGCCTGGATGATCGTGCTGGTGATCGCGAGATTGTTCGCGAAGCCGGCGTAGCGGCGCGCGATTGCCGGCGAAGTCGGCCGGGCAGGGCGAGAGATCGGCGCGCAAGAGATCGGCGCGCAAAACAAATCGTCTCTTGACACGCGATGCTTTCGTTGCGCGCGCGATGTTGCGCGCCATTCCGGGCAGGCTTGCTGCGCGTGCGAGAGGCGCGTGAAACGCGATTATCAACATGCTCTAGAGCATGTAGAGAAATCGACAATCATGTCTCGCCTCGCAGCGCTTGCCGCCGTCGCCGATGAAGGTGCAGCGCTGGCCGTCGCGGCTGGCGACCGCGCGATCGAGCGGCGCACTCAGGAAGCGGGTAGCGGCGCCCCGTTCACCGCATTCCACCCGCCGGCAGCTTCATGCGAACTCCGGCCATGAAGCTGCGGCCGGAGGCCGGAAAGTAGAGCGGGAGATTGTTGCCGTACTGGTCGAGCGTGACGTAGCCGACCGTCGCGTAGCGGCGATCCGC
Coding sequences:
- a CDS encoding transmembrane 220 family protein, producing MILRIVNGLMTLLFAFAAYLQFNDPDPIAWTAIYAAPMVASAWAAWRPAGYPWQFPAAIALIALIWAATIAPRALGKIRLGEMFAQWEMKDAAVEENREMFGLLIVAAWMIVLVIARLFAKPA